One Alphaproteobacteria bacterium DNA window includes the following coding sequences:
- the rfbF gene encoding glucose-1-phosphate cytidylyltransferase, with product MKAVILAGGKGTRLSEETVSLPKPLVEVGGRPILWHIMKIYAAHGIRDFVICLGYKGFKIKEYFLNYGLHNVDISVDTRGGGVQLHQESQEDWHITLAETGEETQTGGRVRRVRRYLDDTQPFCLTYGDGVGDVDISKSIEFHKQHGKLATVTAVQPLARFGSLDIQPNGSVKQFVEKPVTESGLINGGFFVLNPKVIDYISGDDMPWERDPLENIAKDGQLMAFEHHGFWQPMDTLRDRNHLDAMWEKNKAPWKIWSDEKPKEIANGGKRRFA from the coding sequence ATAAAAGCAGTGATTTTGGCGGGCGGCAAAGGTACGCGCCTTTCCGAAGAAACTGTGTCATTGCCAAAGCCACTGGTTGAAGTTGGCGGTCGCCCCATCCTTTGGCACATCATGAAAATTTATGCCGCGCATGGCATTCGTGATTTCGTGATTTGCCTTGGCTATAAAGGGTTCAAGATTAAAGAATATTTTTTGAATTATGGCTTGCACAATGTGGACATCAGCGTCGATACGCGTGGTGGCGGCGTGCAGCTTCATCAAGAATCCCAAGAAGACTGGCATATCACACTTGCTGAAACCGGCGAAGAAACCCAAACCGGTGGCCGTGTGCGCCGTGTACGTCGTTATCTGGATGATACTCAGCCCTTCTGTTTGACCTATGGTGATGGTGTGGGCGATGTGGATATTTCCAAGAGCATTGAGTTTCATAAGCAACATGGCAAGCTCGCAACAGTTACCGCTGTGCAACCGCTGGCGCGTTTTGGTTCGCTCGACATTCAGCCCAATGGTTCGGTCAAACAATTCGTTGAAAAACCTGTTACCGAAAGCGGCCTTATTAATGGCGGGTTCTTTGTATTAAACCCCAAGGTGATTGATTATATCTCCGGCGATGACATGCCGTGGGAACGTGACCCGCTCGAAAACATTGCAAAAGATGGGCAGTTGATGGCGTTTGAACATCACGGATTCTGGCAGCCCATGGATACACTGCGCGACCGCAATCATCTGGATGCGATGTGGGAAAAAAATAAAGCGCCATGGAAAATCTGGAGCGATGAAAAGCCAAAAGAAATCGCCAATGGTGGCAAGAGGCGTTTTGCATGA
- a CDS encoding thiamine pyrophosphate-binding protein — MKYSDLLADWLVEAGYTTCFFLAGGNIMHILESCSRKMKMVPVVHEVAAGIAVEYFNESQRGETKKSERAFALVTAGPGLTNIITAMGGAYLESRELLVIGGQVKTADLARGKLRQNGIQEIDGVALAKPVCVLSTLMDDVVAQDKFTDMAKAGSSGRKGPVFIELPLDIQARNVDEKTLNKPTTSKATSFNPIAKGDLEKLAARIKDAKRPVLLLGGGIDRDVAASIHFEKLGIPVTTTWNGADRVPADMPNYFGRPNTWGMRYSNLVMQQADVLVALGTRLGMQQTGFNWQEFVPVGKVIQVECDKAELEKGHPVVDWPICGDANEVLKFLSSANLGEHKEWIDHCRLIKKELPMVEEGNTTGEGFISPYHFVSKLSALCEKGDVIIPCSSGSAFTSMMQVFELKQGQRMVTNKGLASMGYGLSGAIGAAMAANGQRTILVEGDGGFSQNIQEIGTAAANKLNLKIFIYDDNGYASIRMTQSNYFGGRYVGCDGATGLGLPHWAKLFSAWDVPTMNLKPGFENDAAFKKAFAEKGPAAFIVPVDPKQTYFPKITSRVTESGGMVSNPLHRMSPDLPEAQYARLAKYLA; from the coding sequence ATGAAATACAGTGATTTATTGGCTGATTGGCTTGTTGAAGCTGGCTATACCACCTGCTTTTTTCTGGCGGGCGGAAACATCATGCACATTCTGGAATCATGCAGCCGCAAGATGAAGATGGTGCCGGTGGTGCATGAAGTGGCGGCGGGAATTGCGGTTGAGTATTTCAATGAATCCCAAAGAGGGGAAACCAAAAAAAGCGAACGCGCCTTTGCGCTGGTCACCGCTGGGCCAGGCCTTACCAATATTATCACCGCCATGGGCGGCGCATATCTTGAATCGCGCGAATTGCTGGTGATTGGTGGGCAGGTAAAAACGGCAGATTTGGCGCGCGGTAAACTGCGCCAGAACGGTATTCAGGAAATCGACGGCGTTGCGCTGGCAAAACCGGTTTGTGTGCTATCTACATTAATGGATGATGTTGTTGCGCAGGATAAATTTACCGACATGGCAAAAGCGGGTAGCAGCGGCCGCAAGGGGCCGGTGTTTATCGAATTACCGCTGGATATTCAGGCGCGTAATGTTGATGAAAAAACATTAAACAAACCAACCACGTCCAAAGCCACATCATTTAATCCGATTGCAAAGGGTGATCTGGAAAAACTGGCAGCGCGCATTAAAGATGCCAAACGTCCTGTATTATTACTGGGCGGCGGAATCGACCGCGATGTTGCGGCAAGCATCCATTTCGAAAAACTGGGAATTCCCGTGACCACCACATGGAATGGCGCTGACCGTGTGCCGGCGGATATGCCAAATTATTTTGGCCGTCCGAACACATGGGGCATGCGTTATTCGAATTTGGTAATGCAGCAAGCGGATGTGCTGGTTGCATTGGGCACACGCCTTGGCATGCAACAAACCGGATTTAACTGGCAGGAATTTGTGCCCGTTGGAAAAGTCATTCAGGTGGAATGCGATAAAGCCGAATTGGAAAAAGGGCATCCGGTGGTTGATTGGCCGATTTGCGGCGATGCGAATGAGGTTTTGAAATTTTTAAGCAGCGCAAACCTTGGCGAACATAAAGAATGGATTGACCATTGCCGTTTAATCAAAAAAGAACTCCCCATGGTGGAGGAAGGCAATACAACAGGTGAAGGATTTATCTCGCCATACCATTTTGTCAGCAAGCTTTCTGCCCTGTGCGAAAAAGGCGATGTGATTATTCCATGCAGCTCTGGCAGCGCTTTTACCAGCATGATGCAGGTATTTGAATTAAAGCAAGGCCAGCGAATGGTCACCAATAAGGGCCTCGCATCGATGGGGTATGGGCTTTCCGGCGCGATTGGCGCAGCCATGGCGGCAAATGGCCAACGCACGATTTTGGTGGAAGGTGATGGCGGCTTTTCGCAAAACATTCAGGAAATCGGCACGGCTGCTGCCAACAAGCTAAACCTCAAAATCTTTATCTATGATGATAATGGTTATGCATCTATTCGTATGACGCAGAGCAATTATTTTGGTGGCCGCTATGTGGGCTGTGATGGCGCAACGGGTTTGGGTTTGCCACACTGGGCAAAATTATTCTCGGCGTGGGATGTGCCAACAATGAATTTAAAACCCGGTTTTGAAAACGATGCCGCGTTCAAAAAAGCCTTTGCTGAAAAAGGTCCGGCTGCTTTTATCGTTCCGGTTGACCCCAAGCAGACCTATTTCCCCAAAATTACCAGCCGCGTTACTGAAAGCGGCGGCATGGTATCGAATCCCTTGCACCGGATGTCGCCAGACCTTCCTGAGGCGCAGTATGCCAGACTTGCCAAATACCTTGCTTAA
- a CDS encoding 3-dehydroquinate synthase family protein: MQQKFSISSSTGNYDVEVASGLYQQFMAQGQNLIAICDERFAADFEKAGVKAIALRSEETVKSLDAIPAIITQLRKLGTTRDTLLLAVGGGIVQDVSAFCAAIYMRGLDWIYMPTTLLGMADSCIGGKSSINVGEYKNIVGTFNPPRRVLIDPAFTATLNAEQIAAGMIEAAKICYCRGLDSWNAYMATTPSATMGEGGFARVIATSLAAKKWFIETDEFDKGERLLLNFGHTFGHALEGASHYRVSHGIAVGVGMLCALALEERMGANYASQPHVAVMRQHVEELLALVTDLPAALEGVTAPDLFDRFSSDKKHKVDGYRVVVVAADGRAQLKTLPKNDESRTHLTAAMEHVLTSLRKKTNRAAA; encoded by the coding sequence ATGCAGCAAAAATTCTCTATCTCATCATCAACAGGCAACTATGATGTTGAAGTTGCTTCCGGGCTTTACCAGCAATTCATGGCGCAGGGCCAGAATCTTATTGCCATCTGCGATGAACGCTTTGCCGCAGATTTTGAAAAGGCAGGCGTAAAGGCGATTGCATTGAGGTCGGAAGAAACCGTTAAAAGCCTTGATGCCATTCCCGCCATCATCACGCAGTTGCGCAAATTGGGCACCACGCGCGATACCTTATTACTGGCGGTAGGCGGCGGTATTGTTCAGGATGTTTCCGCGTTTTGCGCAGCGATTTATATGCGGGGTTTAGACTGGATCTATATGCCAACGACCTTGCTTGGCATGGCCGATAGCTGCATTGGCGGTAAATCATCCATCAATGTCGGTGAATATAAAAATATTGTTGGCACATTTAACCCGCCGCGCCGTGTATTAATTGATCCAGCTTTCACTGCAACATTAAACGCCGAACAAATCGCTGCTGGCATGATTGAGGCGGCAAAAATCTGTTATTGCCGCGGGCTGGATAGCTGGAATGCGTATATGGCAACCACACCATCCGCCACGATGGGTGAGGGCGGGTTTGCGCGCGTTATCGCAACATCCCTTGCTGCCAAGAAATGGTTCATCGAAACCGATGAGTTTGATAAGGGCGAACGGTTATTGCTTAATTTCGGCCACACCTTTGGCCATGCGTTGGAAGGTGCATCGCATTACCGCGTCAGCCACGGGATTGCAGTGGGCGTGGGGATGCTATGCGCGCTGGCGCTCGAAGAACGCATGGGTGCAAATTACGCATCGCAGCCGCATGTTGCGGTGATGCGCCAGCATGTTGAAGAATTGTTGGCGCTGGTAACGGATTTGCCTGCTGCATTGGAAGGCGTAACTGCGCCTGATCTTTTCGACCGTTTTTCATCCGATAAAAAGCATAAGGTTGATGGTTATCGCGTCGTCGTGGTTGCTGCAGATGGCCGCGCCCAATTAAAGACCTTGCCAAAAAATGATGAAAGCCGCACACATCTCACGGCCGCGATGGAACACGTTCTGACATCGCTTCGCAAAAAAACCAACCGCGCTGCTGCGTAA